In Oryza sativa Japonica Group chromosome 3, ASM3414082v1, one DNA window encodes the following:
- the LOC4332701 gene encoding E3 ubiquitin-protein ligase SIRP1-like, translating into MEEEPSATCRYFCHMCSLIVRPEMGIEEVKCPHCHSGFVEEMVGGDDDDGRRSGNAAAGGRGAASEENADDEATPAPPPWAPMLIDLLGVSSRRHGLDDGSSDLAAFARRQYRNIAFLQLLSALQDDDEAGGDTPGDSGRERLVLVTPADGNGAAATSGFTLGDLFLGPGLDLLLDYLADTDPNRQGTPPARKEAVAALPTVRVHDAAGATCPVCLDEFEAGGEAREMPCKHRFHDGCILPWLEAHSSCPVCRYQLPTDDEPTAGNVVVAAEGGDELIGNARGGGGDGDGDGGSSGRRRWLSWPFGGLFSHRSSRRSSSS; encoded by the coding sequence ATGGAGGAAGAACCGAGTGCAACGTGTAGGTACTTTTGCCACATGTGCTCGCTGATCGTGAGGCCGGAGATGGGCATCGAGGAGGTGAAGTGCCCCCACTGCCACTCCGGCTTCGTGGAAGAgatggtcggcggcgacgacgacgatggacggCGAAgcggcaacgccgccgccggaggccgCGGCGCTGCCAGTGAGGAgaacgccgacgacgaggcgaCGCCCGCTCCGCCTCCTTGGGCGCCTATGCTCATAGACCTCCTCGGCGTCTCGTCCCGACGCCACGGCCTCGATGATGGCAGCAGCGACCTCGCCGCCTTCGCGCGGAGGCAGTACCGCAACATCGCCTTCCTGCAGCTGCTCAGCGCGCTCCAGGACGACGACGAAGCCGGCGGCGACACGCCCGGCGACTCGGGGCGCGAGCGGCTCGTTCTGGTTACCCCCGCGGACGGCAATGGCGCCGCCGCGACGTCCGGCTTCACGCTCGGCGACCTGTTCCTCGGCCCCGGGCTGGACCTGCTGCTGGACTACCTGGCCGACACCGACCCGAACCGTCAGGGCACGCCGCCGGCCAGGAAGGAGGCCGTGGCCGCGCTGCCGACGGTCCGGGTACAcgacgcggccggcgcgacGTGCCCGGTGTGCCTGGACGAGttcgaggccggcggcgaggcgagggagATGCCGTGCAAGCACAGGTTCCACGACGGCTGCATCCTGCCGTGGCTGGAGGCGCACAGCTCCTGCCCCGTGTGCAGGTACCAGCTGCCCACGGACGACGAGCCCACCGCCGGCAACGTCGTCGTTGCAgccgagggcggcgacgagctCATTGGCaatgcacgcggcggcggcggcgatggtgatgGCGACGGAGGAAGCAGTGGCAGGAGGCGCTGGCTCTCGTGGCCTTTTGGCGGGTTATTCTCGCACAGATCGAGCAGGAGGTCCTCCTCGTCGTGA